A window of Prochlorococcus sp. MIT 0603 genomic DNA:
AACGCCAACGATAATAAGTTGACGACATCGTTCATGACCCAGACCAATGTAAATACAAGTTTTTCTGGTAAAGATCGTCTTTATACCCGTATTAAGTCGGGTAACATGGCGAACACTGACTGGGAATCCACTACATATGGTACTCACCTAGCCAGTGCTCATAAGAGCGAAGATGCAACTTCTGGATCACCACAAATTGTCATTGACAAATTATGGTATGAGCGTCCAGTTGGAGATTCTTTCAAAGTATGGGCTGGTCCTCTAATTGAGAACTACTACATGCTTGCAAGTTCTCCTTCTATCTATAAGCCTGTATTAAAACAGTTTGCTTTAGGTGGTAATGGACCTACTTATGGCTCAAGCACAGACGGCGGTTTCGGTGCAGCCTGGATTCAGAATGTTGAAGACAGATCAGCTGCAAGATTTGCTGTTAGCTCTAACTATGTAGCCAAGAGCTCTGAGACTTCCACAGGTGGTATTCTCACCGGAGAAACTCAGGCTAAATGGTTGTCCAAACTTGAGTATGGATCTCCTAAATGGCAAGTTTCACTAGCTTACGCTAAGAATATTTGTACCAGCACAAACTCATGTAAGTCTTGGCAGGATTACTACACCACTGAACTTGCTGAGCAGATGGATAGGGATGCAAATGCATATGCTTTGCGTGCTTATTACAGACCAGATGCAGGCCCAGCTGTACCTGATATCCAGATTGGATATGAAACCATGACTTCTGATTCACCTACAGCTAGCGCTGGTAAGGTTACTGAAGCTGATTCATGGATGGTTGGTCTAATGTGGTCAGATGCGTTTATTGATGGCAACCGTTTAGGATTTGCTTTCGGTCAACCTCTAAAAGCTACTGCAGTAGACAAAGTTCCTAACGGATCTGCTTGGCCTTCTGATGTAGACCCATTCACTTGGGAACTTTATTATGACTATAAAGTTTCTGATGGAATCACCATCACACCAACAATCTTCGGTGCTCAGGATCGTTACGACGGAACAACCGGCGAAAACGACCTATTTGGTGCTCTAGTCCAAACAACCTTCAAGTTCTAATTTAATTAGATCTAAAGTAAGAAAAGCGTCCAAAATATTGGGCGCTTTTTTTATTAACTAAATTA
This region includes:
- a CDS encoding iron uptake porin, with product DVVPGDWAYTALQNLSESYGCVDNAYTQNLKSGQALTRFEAAALVNACLEGGMASAEANADFSRLSNEFGTEMAILKGSAEGLESKVTELSAGQFSGSTKIDNKVVFNTGYVDNDQSNANDNKLTTSFMTQTNVNTSFSGKDRLYTRIKSGNMANTDWESTTYGTHLASAHKSEDATSGSPQIVIDKLWYERPVGDSFKVWAGPLIENYYMLASSPSIYKPVLKQFALGGNGPTYGSSTDGGFGAAWIQNVEDRSAARFAVSSNYVAKSSETSTGGILTGETQAKWLSKLEYGSPKWQVSLAYAKNICTSTNSCKSWQDYYTTELAEQMDRDANAYALRAYYRPDAGPAVPDIQIGYETMTSDSPTASAGKVTEADSWMVGLMWSDAFIDGNRLGFAFGQPLKATAVDKVPNGSAWPSDVDPFTWELYYDYKVSDGITITPTIFGAQDRYDGTTGENDLFGALVQTTFKF